ctataaattagGTATCGCACTCTTGCAATTcataactgtattttattatcataaggctttatgaatatatatatttattatatatacaaatataattcttgagaaaaaatgtgtaaatatgtaaatttataataaagttatttgagAAATTTACCTTCTCATTGGCAGCAGAGTTGAATTCTGATTGTGCCTTGCTAAGTGTCTCTTGTGCTGCTGCTCTGTCCAGGTTTTCTAATGGGTGGGCTTCTTCAGCGAGCACctaatcaataaaacaatagtatGCAtcacttagggcctgtttcacaatgtatggataaagtgccaaatagctatgcaacacaaattattcgaaagataaaagttccaaataagatacttcgaatttcatgacaaatagcgctatctgacagttgtgaaacgcaaaaatactatttatcataccaataagtaacaaatagcttatttggaacttatccggacattgtgaaacaggcccttagtcacAAATATGTGatgtatatgaataattaaatgttacctGTACAGATGAGTCTTCGTTAACAGTAATTGTCCCTGATGACACAAAGATTTTGTTCTGTTTTCCATCATTCTCTAGCACTGTCACAACACCAGGCCTGAGAACCGCTGTTGaaaagttaaaactaaaaattagaCCTTCTGGGAAAAGAGAACTGTCATGGGATTTGAGTGCATTGCCTAATAACCGTTTTGTTATCTTGACAGCAGCGATATCAAAGTAGTTTGACAGTAGCGATATCAAAGTAGTTTGACAGTAATCTAgacatatgtatgtaatctaccaaaattaaaatgacataatttttgtgaataaatgcaacaataattttttaaagcataATTGCAACAGCAGCAGCTTTATCTCGCTACACTAGTAGCCCCACCACCTCAACAACTCCATTATTGTAGCCATATTTTAGTATTGGTCATATTATGAATAAGCCAGATTAATGAGCTcaacataacataacataatttttttacatttctacttttacaatataatcaCATGACTATGagattatatctatataagaaTGCATTTGCATGGAATagttatgatttaaatattgtcaaaCTCATTGCAGATTGCTGCAGTatgcttaaatttttttataaagtaacaTACCAAGAGTGGGCACATGCTTAGGAAGAATACCAAAAGCACCACTAAATGATGGTACATCTACTTGTTTTACAGCTTGCTTGTCGTAGAAGACCTGTAaagttaaagtttttaattaagatatatacCAGGTCTGTAAATGTTAGTATGTACTAAGCAATTACTATGCAACCTGTGGCTACATTTTAACATTACTTGctccataaataaatttagatttgaGAAAGACTAAGgagaaataaaatcacaaagcAAAAGTTTAATCAAATACACATCCAAAAAATAAACCTGACCTGTAACAAGAATAAGATCCGAAATGCCTTTAACTTACTTTGTTGCCAGCAGCAAATGTGAGTGCCATTTCACCCTCTTTAATTGCTGGTGCATCAGCATAGCTACGAATTTGTACCTTCCGGATCACACTTCTTAACGAAGATCGCAGAGCTGTAGCCATTCTGGAAGTACATAACCTAGTGAATTATACAGTACTGACGTATGTATAGATATTAGTAAATCTTCCATATATTATTGCACAAACTGCGAAAGAATAGCTAAGAATGTAACTAAAGtatgcaattattttattaaattaagaaatcaaaaacttaaaaacattcgattatgtaataaaataatttctgatcactttttactgaaaaaagttattgtatcCATAGAAATACAGTTTTATCATGGCACTTACTTTTATGTAGAGTTCAATACTACAAAATACAGAATTTAACAGGCAAATGGCCTTTTATAAAATCCAAATTGGTCAATTTCTATCTTCTCTACCAGATTCCAGCAATAAAACTCAATACAAATGACAATTGTCATTTGACaactgataatataaataacataatagtaGATATGCTAATCTGGAAAAccgaatgttttttaataaatttaaactctataatttataaaaaaatacgtctaAATACTCACCGTTTCCATTACTTCACATCGTTTACATGCTTTGCTTTTGTATAGTAAAAAGAGTGCACGAAGACatattcgtttttttaattaaatatctgtgcagtataatttgttatctgtattttgtgaaattcaaaaatataatatatacttttaacttTACCTTTTCTAAGTCTGTGCATGTTTGATGTTACGCCAATCAAATATGCTGGAATTAAATAGATGCGTGgaagttaaaatttacattatttaaaaatattttgccatAGTTTTTAACTTAACGATTTCTGTGATTTATTTCATCacaattttttagaaaaatattaatattatggaTTCTGATCGCACAATGAATATTGTACTAAaggaaaaatattcaaatttattttccaaaatCATAGAGACAAACGTGTATTATGTTACTTGTTTGGAATggtaagaatttaattaattaaatatattaataatataattttagctaCTAGATTATTTCAAAGTTTTGCGACACTAATGTAACTTTAATTTACAAggtaatttgttatattttcagCTGTAAATATTACGTAGTTCCAACTACAGCTTCCTGCGGCCACTCTTTGTGTCACACATGTTGGTATGGAAGGCAAACATGTCCAAATTGTAGAATTAAAATAGATCGTAAGTCTTTAAAACTGAACATGGTTCTACAAAATTTGACTGAACATATACACAACTTACAGGATGCCTCTAAAGACATATTTGGCCCAAGTAAGTGATAATGAATTGTATTTGACATGCTTTGGTAATACCCATTTACATCTTTCTTAACATCATAATAACAgttcatttaaagaaaattttttttcagcaACTGATTATATATCAAGTATGGACAGTGGACTTCTACATGATCccacaaaaaatgtaaatgaatgGTTAACTAGTTCACAGAACCACTTTTCTGCACCTGTTACAACACCGGAATCTATTCCAGACTTGACTATACcttctaaaattttaaataaagatattcatCTCATAGAGAATAAAACAACTACTAAAGCTGTATTGATAGATCAAATGGATTGGGACAAAATTGAAGAGCTTCCTGAGTCAGAAgacatatcaaataaaaataaagagaacATAGTTGGTCCTATGGACATTGAGCAATTGGACATAATTGATGGGTTTGAAGAATATTCAACAGACAATCCTCGTAGAAGTTCcagaaataaagatatatttataagtaatgaaaaaaatacaggtGGCTCTTCAcctaaaactattaaaaataaaaacactaataATTGGATAACTGTTAAAAACATGAGGCAAGagtttagtaaattaaataaaaaagctaaaaacaaattaaatgtttcagtTGAAATAGCTAAAACAATtcaagacaaaaaaaatatagtgcCACTAGAAAACAGTAGTAAAACCAGTGAAGTTGATATAATATCATTTACAGAAAATGagaatatcattaaaaatactgttCATGTACATTCTgaaaacattgttaataataaccagtctgataaatataaaacagaaaatagaAAAGAGAGTTGTAAAGCAACTACAGATTTTAGTCAGAATTTGAGTCCACTGGaaccattaaaaattaataatcaatcTTTCTTAAGTAAAaccataaaagaaaaagataaaTCATCAAATTCTCTGGGTAAAAACCATAGTAAAAACAATGTACCTTTTTTCAAAAGATGTCCATGGAGTAGCAAAATAGGTTTACAAGTTGAAGATAATGAGCAGAACGAGATTAGTGAAGCAGTGAAAACTGATGATATTGAGATAACAATCAAAGTTGGAAAAACTGTAgccaatatttgtattaagaagaaagaaaataatgttaatgtcAAAGTAAATTCTGAGCTTGAAATTCAATCatctatttcaaaaaataatgcttatgaaACCAATATTTCTACTTcaccttttaaaaaaaatgcacaaGAAAAAAGGAAAACTGAGCTTGTTAACAAATCCATACAAGCTTTTGTTGAAATTGactcagtaaaaaaaataaatacagcctCTGCTGATACCTCAAGCTTAAATACTGTTaagaaaacaattgaaaaacaattaagTTCCATAAATGAAactgaagaaataaaaaacactaaTAATTCTTGTCCAGAAATGAATCAgcctaaattaaataagaatccGAAAGACTGTTTGAATGATTTTGATATGTTTGACAGTGAACCAGTTAAGGATTGTAATATACAACCACTTTCAGGATCGGTACAAACTCCCTCAGCAATTTTTATGCCATCCAATGTGTCCAAACTTAACACCCAAACAAAAAGTAGTAAGAGAGAACGCGATGAGTGTGAAACTGTTGTACCAAacaaaaaaggtaaaattaCTCCAACAATGAGTAGAAAAAGAAACTTGATAACACTCAATGAAAGTGAACCTGGTGACTATAATGAGATATTAGATCAAGTATATGCTAATATAAAGGAGGATATGAAAGGTGGCAACTCTACATATAGTGCAAATTATATTTCGAATATGCAAATGATTCAAATAACCAGTTCCCagcaatcaaataaatttgaaaacaataaCACCATTAAAGATAAGCCGACACAAAAGTgcagtgaaaatattttttccttaattgAACATAAATTGGACTTAAAAAATTCACAAGACAAGCATGTAAGTTTCTTCATATTTTCATAgtctatttgtattataatttacaattgctCATATACgaacataaaaacaattatataggTTAACAGGACACCCTAGCATCAATAAGTAAAGTCTTACAGACaaccattattattaaaaaacacacaTTTTTAAAGGCATATATCTCATTTTTTCCTGAAAAGACAAAACTTCtgttatagatatttatatcatttgcAAACAGTTGGTACATTGaggcatttaaaatatttatttaaaatttcgcgCGCTATGCATAAGCAAGTCAACAGACTACcacagaaattattaatttgaaattcgattttttttaaattgttatattgttttacagaaatctactgatattaaaaaaacaaaatcaaatgaaatAGCTGACAAAATTAACACACAGTTACAAAGCCCAGACTATGATATGGATATTATTCCTAGTACGCCACAAAATGATGATTCTGATAAGAGTGTTGTTGAAGAGACTCCGCAAAAGTAAGACcacatttcttttttcataGAACATGAACACAGGACAGGAAACTTACTTGATAAGTGGTAACTACTATTGACACACACACTGCCAGAAATCTCATAACGTCACTGGATTTTATGAATTGCTAATTTAGTGAATTTGCATCcgttttttttacgtttttagtTTATGTATGACACATAATCGAATTTAGTTTCTCATGCATGTGTGTCTAACATACTTGAACATGCTAATCTCAATAGAAACACAAAGACACCGTGGTGGAATCGATCAGGTATCCCTAATTCCTAATTCGCAAAATTTCAGAGACATATCTCACAAATCCAAACAGATAGATTCAATCAAATCAAGGCAGAAGTCAAAAACACATGAATCTGTGGCTACCATAGATGTAACAGAGAGCACAAAAGAAGCTATAGTCGAAAAAAATCAGTCCATCGAAACACCCGCGTCTATGTACAAATTTGTGAATAATTTGCATAATAAATCCACACCTATAGCGAAGAAGTCCCTTGATTTCACTTACCCAGAACAAATGTGCCCTATCAATACACAAGAAAGAGAAATTATAAGTAAAGCTTTTGATCAAGTTCAGCcagagaatataataaaaaagtattgtcTGGTCGTTTCGTGTTTGACCCCGCCAGATGTCGCTAGGGTGAAATTGCTTTGCAAGCGAGAGAAATGGACGTTTGTTGATAAGTTCACACCGGATGTGACGCACTTGATTGTTAGTGTTACGAATGATAATAGGGCTCAGCGGTAAGTTGTTattgtctattaaataaacGGTAGTTCAGAATAACTATTCTTGAtttgaatagaaaaaaaagtgtaaatataaGCCTGAAACAGACTTATTcgtcgtttttttttactggtttttattaagtttcatgaaatttaaaagGATATCTGCAAAATTATGAGTCGATAAGTCGCTTGTTACCACAGATAGTTTATATTAGATTCTAATTcggtgtttaaaaatatatattttacagaatttttattataacattacatattatattatatttgcccccagcaaacgggcagttaatgtaaatgCTACTTACTACCTACTGCTACTATGTAATTCTAACCTCAAATTAATcttactaaaacaaaattcgAATCTACACAATATTCAATTCtttagtaattaatacatttcagatcggtaaaatttatttgcgcTCTGGCAGCGTCTAAATGGATACTTTCAATGGAATGgattcataaatgtattaatagcAAACAAGTCGTTAATGAGGTACAtactatttgtaaataaaaacctaaaaacaacctttttttctaacaaaacttgctagaagttttttttttaatatgaccaTGGATACAAGTCTTTTAGACTACTACTATATATCAACATTTCCCTTAACAATTTCTAACTTAGATTGCTTTTAAatactactattatttttaacacattacTGAGTCTAAACGTAGGAACCTCACGAAGTTTTGGATATGACGAGCGAGCCAGGTCCGCGCAGGTCGCGACTCGCACGCCAGAAGTTGTTCGACGGAATCAAGTTCTACTGCATGCCACCATTCGGAGTGCTAGATATCGAAACACTtaaggtaaatatatatataacaattacatagtataaaaaaatcaccaatgattaaagtttttttttagtttttgtcctattagaaaattatattttttttacttgagaAACTTCAGGAACGAAATGCACGTCGCCATCGGATATGctaatttttagtttgtgtTCAATCTTTAatgtcttttttaattaattcaacacatatttagaatattagacggtaaattattaaattcaaattgattTTCTTGAATTGATTATTTCGAATTGATAATCTCCTCCGGTTTTTCCTgttgtgttttataaaatggcCGAAATATCGCTGACTTGTTCTCGGGTAAAGtctaaaagtattaatttaggAGTAATGagtttacactcatatttattaatcaatgtAAACCGAATAAAgtttaagataggatattggcagttgaactgtcattttcatacaaaggttgATACGGATtgtccgacctaccatggatagctcgTATCGACTGATGGCTATTataatccgtcgattggttattggcactctttttacaacatttggattaagatgtcgaTCTCAGATAgtcaaaaaatgttaaaaaggtttgaaattacgattctaaagaagtttctctaTCCCATTTTCTCCCGCGtaaaatcttatgaatatatgtttctgtctctttttactgtcgctttgtCCATTCtatagaagtttcacttcaataaaaaaacataatttcaagGAGATATTGGTGTGCGCTGGTGGCGAAGTGGTGAATGAGATTAAAGATGTAAAGGCAACTGAGGCACCTTCGATACTCTTGGCAGAGCCTGAAAGCACACAAGAGAATAGATTTATAGGTGAGTACTTTTTTATACAGGAGAGATTGTCTTCTGGTTCCCATATCATACGTGTCGTTTTTGTTGTGAGCGGCTACTAAATGTGCTCCTTATATTAAATCAAGGACTCGTAGCgattataaatcatattttgaataataatcaAGTCCTCAGTGCTTACGTATACGCCGAACCTGGGTTTGATTTGCGACACAATATTGGTTTCGGTAACACACAGATGAACCTTACAgaattaaaatgtgtattatttaatattgtcttttattaacataacttttacacatttaaagaaaaacatacaatttactaaataatacataacttcaatccgttaaaaagtgtttttctttaaatgtgtattatttgttaataatataaccagAATATCACATAATACGAATTGATTTAcagttgtatatataatacatatattttgtcttATAACAAGAAAACAATCTAGTGGTAAACCTTATTAGGTCTaagcctcaaatttctgaatctgtttcacgaTCATTTGTGAAACATCACATGCGCCATCGACTtttttcacaatgttttccttcaccgttcgaacgaatgttaattgcgcacataaaaatttttaattaaaattagtgcGCAGCCGggcatcgaacctacgacctgagatgagagtcgcacactgaagccgCTAGGCCACCACTGctcttttatatacatatatgtattatgtctTATATCATCAGAAGTATGATTTGTTTATATCTCAGgtctttaatacattaattttgatttaaaaaatcattaataattcatgtaggtaacataatgtacacttatgaacgttaaaaaataaatatacattgaatgcttctaattttacatttactgccagttctcaaatcaagggcgtagaacggaagagaagaactggcaataaactctccgccactctttttaatcgccaagttttttgttttacacaatgatactattattatgttttaattggcTTCATTGgtagaaataaagtttaagaAAACCTCTTCTAACCAATGTTTATATCGCCTATTATAAGAATTGACACTTAATACAAGTACATTACATAATACTAAtacattactaataataaatatatattttatttataatcaactAGTTTGCGAAGCACCAGTAGAATTATTGAAATGGATCCAATCGATTTGTGTTTATTCGTCACaccatatatacattttttctttataatattagtatagataaaattGCAACTACAAGAAGTTATTgtcagttttttttgtatttttaataaatacacaaaattaaaataaatatttttaatttaaaactatgttattttaattattgtaatgtatacaagtacaagttatattattacataaggAAAATTGTgtgaatatatgtatgtatgtagatAATGTAATTTTCCTTGTCATATAATACGCCATTGATACCAAGGCTATAACATAACAATGGAGTTGCAAGGATAATAAATGGAGGTATCTTTCAGACATAGCGGTGAATCTAAGCGTCGTGCCAGTTAACTACGAGTGGGTCCTCAATAGTCTGGGTTGTTACACATTAGCCACTATCGTTGACCTCCTCCTGTGTCCAGAATCGTTACTCCCGCAGGTCATAATGAAGTGGCCGCGCGCGCTTATATCATCGAATGATTCGAATGATGACATTTTTtgcaatagaaatataatgtaaatgttatttatgtgttttattacattgtttGTGGTaagtttaatagaaaatatcaaaaattaaaaaaaagtttgtaaaacCCTTAGTCTTGGAGTCAACGCGTTGGGGTAAGGCGTGTTTATTTGAGGTGATTTCCTTCGCCATACGAGTCTGTCTTATGCATATATAATGACACATGCAATTCATGGCATCAAACCTACGTCCTTAGGGATTAGGAACGCACATTTATAATAGTTACCTACTATGCCAACACTGTTCTAACTATGGAATGGGTAGTATGATCTTTTGGcgaatttaattcataatgtAGCTGTTTTTGCCTTTGACGATGATATGGTCAAAATATAGATTTGCGTGATACGCGACACGGCCTTCGTCGCTTTTTATCATGTCTTGATTtttcaagtaataaataatgagtCATTTCCGCTgctgtattttcttttcttcataTACACTGGACTTTTATGGCTTATAAGAATAAAGAGGTATCTCAAAATAcagtttaacaaaaaat
This sequence is a window from Pieris rapae chromosome 20, ilPieRapa1.1, whole genome shotgun sequence. Protein-coding genes within it:
- the LOC110995488 gene encoding uncharacterized protein LOC110995488; the encoded protein is MDSDRTMNIVLKEKYSNLFSKIIETNVYYVTCLECCKYYVVPTTASCGHSLCHTCWYGRQTCPNCRIKIDRKSLKLNMVLQNLTEHIHNLQDASKDIFGPTTDYISSMDSGLLHDPTKNVNEWLTSSQNHFSAPVTTPESIPDLTIPSKILNKDIHLIENKTTTKAVLIDQMDWDKIEELPESEDISNKNKENIVGPMDIEQLDIIDGFEEYSTDNPRRSSRNKDIFISNEKNTGGSSPKTIKNKNTNNWITVKNMRQEFSKLNKKAKNKLNVSVEIAKTIQDKKNIVPLENSSKTSEVDIISFTENENIIKNTVHVHSENIVNNNQSDKYKTENRKESCKATTDFSQNLSPLEPLKINNQSFLSKTIKEKDKSSNSLGKNHSKNNVPFFKRCPWSSKIGLQVEDNEQNEISEAVKTDDIEITIKVGKTVANICIKKKENNVNVKVNSELEIQSSISKNNAYETNISTSPFKKNAQEKRKTELVNKSIQAFVEIDSVKKINTASADTSSLNTVKKTIEKQLSSINETEEIKNTNNSCPEMNQPKLNKNPKDCLNDFDMFDSEPVKDCNIQPLSGSVQTPSAIFMPSNVSKLNTQTKSSKRERDECETVVPNKKGKITPTMSRKRNLITLNESEPGDYNEILDQVYANIKEDMKGGNSTYSANYISNMQMIQITSSQQSNKFENNNTIKDKPTQKCSENIFSLIEHKLDLKNSQDKHKSTDIKKTKSNEIADKINTQLQSPDYDMDIIPSTPQNDDSDKSVVEETPQKDISHKSKQIDSIKSRQKSKTHESVATIDVTESTKEAIVEKNQSIETPASMYKFVNNLHNKSTPIAKKSLDFTYPEQMCPINTQEREIISKAFDQVQPENIIKKYCLVVSCLTPPDVARVKLLCKREKWTFVDKFTPDVTHLIVSVTNDNRAQRSVKFICALAASKWILSMEWIHKCINSKQVVNEEPHEVLDMTSEPGPRRSRLARQKLFDGIKFYCMPPFGVLDIETLKEILVCAGGEVVNEIKDVKATEAPSILLAEPESTQENRFIDIAVNLSVVPVNYEWVLNSLGCYTLATIVDLLLCPESLLPQVIMKWPRALISSNDSNDDIFCNRNIM
- the LOC110995492 gene encoding ATP synthase subunit delta, mitochondrial produces the protein MATALRSSLRSVIRKVQIRSYADAPAIKEGEMALTFAAGNKVFYDKQAVKQVDVPSFSGAFGILPKHVPTLAVLRPGVVTVLENDGKQNKIFVSSGTITVNEDSSVQVLAEEAHPLENLDRAAAQETLSKAQSEFNSAANEKAKAEAAIAVEVAEEIVKAATA